The following proteins come from a genomic window of Leucoraja erinacea ecotype New England chromosome 1, Leri_hhj_1, whole genome shotgun sequence:
- the LOC129701578 gene encoding cytokine-like protein 1, producing the protein MDLLRKIILLSTLIIIANSAPPTCYSAVLKLSKGIMVSMERLEKFSVTRQCLAHLPKLYINVHNACVVIKLRDHIYALENLIIPECRKLKRISFLKFRIERLHNMISRLCRRDLVFYVDDCPALERPPEPEEDIEK; encoded by the exons ATGGATCTGCTAAGAAAAATTATTCTCCTGTCCACGCTTATCATAATTGCAAATTCGGCCCCGCCGACTTGCTATTCGGCGGTTTTGAAATTAAGCAAAGGAATTATGGTGTCGATGGAAAGATTAGAGAAATTTTCCGTTACG AGACAGTGTCTTGCCCATTTACCCAAGCTCTACATTAATGTGCAC AACGCTTGTGTGGTGATCAAGCTTCGCGATCACATCTATGCTTTGGAAAATCTCATCATTCCCGAATGCAGGAAATTAAAACGGATTTCTTTCCTGAAGTTTCGAATTGAGCGCCTGCATAATATGATCTCCCGACTCTGCCGTCGG GATCTTGTGTTCTATGTTGACGATTGCCCGGCACTAGAACGCCCTCCAGAACCTGAAGAAGACATCGAGAAGTAA